One part of the Anaerolineae bacterium genome encodes these proteins:
- a CDS encoding Translation elongation factor Ts: MAITTEQIKELREATGVGILECRKALEQAGGDFKKAVDLLREKGLATAAKRADRQASEGVLELYSHGGGRVGVMVEVNCETDFVARSEPFRNFAHEIALQIAAAAPRYIRESDIPEQELEHERQIARARALEEGKPEAVVEKIVAGRIEKFKDEVCLLRQPYIRDENITIEQLLLQNIASMGENIVIRRFVRWERGESTED; this comes from the coding sequence ATGGCAATCACAACAGAACAAATCAAAGAGTTACGCGAAGCCACCGGAGTGGGCATTCTGGAATGTCGCAAAGCCCTGGAACAGGCAGGTGGCGACTTCAAGAAAGCGGTTGATCTGCTGCGTGAAAAAGGTCTGGCCACGGCAGCCAAGCGCGCTGATCGCCAGGCATCTGAAGGCGTGCTGGAACTCTATTCACACGGCGGCGGTCGGGTTGGTGTGATGGTAGAGGTAAACTGCGAGACGGATTTCGTCGCTCGTTCAGAACCTTTCCGCAATTTTGCTCACGAAATTGCCCTGCAAATCGCCGCTGCAGCGCCGCGCTATATTCGTGAAAGCGACATCCCTGAGCAAGAGCTCGAGCACGAGCGCCAGATTGCCCGTGCCCGCGCCCTTGAGGAAGGTAAGCCAGAAGCGGTGGTGGAGAAAATCGTCGCCGGACGCATTGAGAAATTCAAGGACGAAGTTTGCCTCTTGCGCCAGCCTTATATTCGCGACGAAAACATCACCATCGAACAATTGCTTTTACAAAACATCGCTTCGATGGGTGAAAATATCGTCATCCGCCGTTTCGTGCGCTGGGAACGGGGAGAAAGCACAGAAGATTAA
- a CDS encoding GCN5-related N-acetyltransferase — MISFQIRHFRPLDRTAVFKLAADTAFFGDALEHYFEDRALFCEAFCAYYTDYEPQHAWVAEREHTVVGYLLGCVNTQTMNRIVARRIFPALVVGLMSGEYHLGKQSLRYLWGLFEAMLKREMLHPDLERFPAHLHLNVQADQRGGGIGKALLEHYLAQLRAEGVKGVHLKTTSENEVACFLYEKVGFNLLEARRTGLWKPWLGRAIENRCYAISL; from the coding sequence ATGATTTCCTTTCAGATACGCCATTTTCGTCCTCTGGATAGGACGGCAGTTTTTAAGCTTGCTGCCGATACAGCTTTCTTTGGTGATGCGCTCGAACATTACTTTGAGGACCGCGCCCTGTTTTGTGAGGCCTTTTGTGCTTATTACACCGATTACGAACCCCAACATGCCTGGGTGGCAGAACGCGAACATACCGTGGTGGGTTATTTGCTGGGCTGTGTTAATACCCAAACCATGAACCGTATTGTAGCTAGGAGAATCTTCCCTGCTCTTGTCGTTGGCCTGATGAGCGGAGAGTACCATTTAGGCAAGCAAAGTCTCCGCTACCTGTGGGGCTTGTTCGAAGCCATGCTAAAACGAGAGATGCTCCATCCCGATCTCGAGCGCTTTCCCGCTCATTTGCATCTTAACGTGCAAGCCGATCAACGGGGTGGGGGGATTGGTAAAGCGCTGTTGGAACACTATCTGGCTCAACTCCGCGCCGAGGGGGTAAAAGGTGTCCATTTGAAAACCACCTCTGAAAATGAGGTAGCCTGTTTCCTGTATGAAAAAGTCGGTTTTAACCTACTCGAAGCCCGCCGCACAGGATTATGGAAACCCTGGCTCGGGCGGGCAATTGAGAACCGCTGTTATGCAATAAGCCTTTAA
- a CDS encoding Uridine monophosphate kinase, with protein MSREILYHRILLKLSGEALAGADGFGIDPYQAEEIAERVKEVCDEGVTVAIVIGAGNLWRGRIGLDRGMDRATADYMGMLATVMNALALMDAMERRGMITRVQSAIEMRAVAEPYIRRRAIRHLEKGRVVIFGGGTGNPYFSTDTAAALRAMEIGADVLIKATKVDGVYDSDPVKNPNAKRFERLTYMETINRRLEVMDSTAISLCMDNHLPILVLNLWQEDVLRKAIYGEPVGTLVGD; from the coding sequence ATGTCAAGAGAGATTCTTTATCATCGCATCTTGTTGAAGCTAAGCGGTGAAGCTCTGGCCGGAGCGGATGGCTTCGGGATCGATCCCTACCAGGCTGAAGAAATCGCCGAACGGGTGAAAGAAGTGTGTGATGAAGGGGTTACGGTGGCGATTGTGATCGGCGCAGGGAATTTGTGGCGTGGCCGCATCGGCTTAGACCGGGGTATGGACCGCGCCACCGCTGATTATATGGGCATGTTAGCTACGGTCATGAATGCCCTGGCATTGATGGATGCCATGGAGCGGCGCGGTATGATCACTCGCGTCCAGTCGGCAATCGAAATGCGCGCCGTGGCTGAACCCTACATTCGCCGTCGGGCAATCCGCCACCTCGAAAAGGGGCGCGTGGTCATCTTCGGCGGCGGCACCGGCAACCCGTATTTCTCTACCGATACGGCCGCAGCTCTGCGCGCTATGGAAATTGGCGCCGATGTATTGATCAAGGCAACCAAAGTGGACGGCGTATACGACTCTGACCCGGTTAAAAATCCGAATGCCAAACGCTTCGAACGATTGACCTATATGGAGACCATCAACCGCCGTCTGGAAGTGATGGATAGTACAGCGATTTCCCTGTGCATGGACAACCACCTGCCGATTCTGGTGCTGAACCTCTGGCAGGAGGATGTCTTACGCAAAGCCATTTATGGCGAGCCGGTTGGGACGCTGGTGGGTGATTAA